One Caenibius sp. WL genomic window, TATGGAACCGGTTGTAGCGCAGCCCATCCTTCGCCAGCGTATCCAGTGTGGGCGTCGCCGAAGGCCCGCCGAACGTGGCCGCCGCGCCGAAACCGACATCGTCCAGCAGCACCAGCACGACATTGGGGGCGCCCTTGGGGGCCTGCACCTGCAACGGCGGCGCCATCGGCACCACGGCGGCCCCGGCCTGCGCGACATCCTGCGCCGAGGCCGCGCCTGCGTGAATCATCGCCACGGCGGCCATGCCAATCGCACCTGCCCGCCATGACCGCATTTTCCGCCCGCGCCGCACACTTCCATTCATGTCCATTTCCTCTCCCGTGCCCCGCTGCCGGGGCGATAGCCTGGTTGATGCCGATCAGCCCGCGCGATGCGGATCGATCAGCAGCTTGCATTGATCGGTGGGCTTGCGCAGCGCTTCGAACGCGGCGGGCAGTTCGCCGAAGCCGATGATCTGCGTCAGCATCGGGCTGGCATCCGCCCGGCCCTTAGCCAGCGCGTCGATCACCCCGGCGAAATCCCGCTCGGTGTAGCACTGCGAAAACTGCAGGTTCACCTCTTTCATGATCCCCGTTATCGGGCTGATCTGGTCCTCGCCGAAGCAGACCCCGGCCACGATCACACGCCCGCGCACACCGGCCAGTTCCATGGCCTGCTGCAAGAGGCCGGGATTGCCCACGCATTCGAACACCACCTGCGGGCGGTGCCCGGCAATAGCGGCGAACCCTTCAGCCACCGGGCCTGCCTTGGGATCGAGCGCATGTGTCGCCCCGACATCGAGCGCGCGCTGCCGCCGGGTGGGCGAAGGTTCGCTGACCACCACATGCCGCGCGCCCGCCAGCCGCGCGAACAGCGCAGCGCCCACACCGATCGGCCCCGCACCGATCACCAGCACCGAAGCGCCGGTCAGATCGCCCGCCAGACCAACGGCATGATGTGACACGGCCAGCGGTTCGACCATCGCCCCATCCGCAAAGGATACGCCCGCGGGCAACGCCTGCAGCATCACCCCGCGCGCTTTCACATATTGGGCATAGGCGCCCGGATTGGTGAGCGTGGTGCCGGTGAACAGGCCGGTGCTGCACAGGCCCGGCAGGCCATCGGTGCAGGCTTCGCAAGTGCGGCACGCCTGAATGGGCAGCGCGGTGACCCGGTCGCCCACTTTCCAGCCTGAGGAGACATCGCGGCCCACCTCCACGATGGTGCCCGCGAATTCATGGCCGAGGATCGTCCCCCTGGGCACGAACCCATATTCGGTGACATGGAGATCGGACCCGCAAATTCCGCAATGGGCCACTTCGATCACCACCTCATCGGGCGCGGGGCGCGGATCGTCGACCGTGGTGACGATCAGGGGCTGCCCGGTCTCTTCGAAAATGGCTGCGCGCATGGTTCAATCCTTTCCTCTTATAAGCGGAGCCGGCTCTGCCCCGATGCGACACATGCTGCGGGACCGCTGTCGCCGTCGATGATTTTCACAGATGCCCGCGCATCGCCAGAAAAAGGATGGACAATGTTCCATGATCTCCCCGCTCGTTGGCATCCCCTTGCAGCCAGCGAATCGGCCGGGGGCGCTTCTCTCTCTGGTCGGGAGGTTATGGTTCGGGGTCCCATGCCTCATCCTCCATCAGGACTATGCGCAATGTCGCAATAATTGATAAGAAGGCTGACAAAATGGCTGGGATATTCCCGATATCCAGCCGAAAAATAACAAAAGGCCGCACCGCCGGGCAAAGAGTGAGTTATAAATATCTCACCCCACCCGCGATGGAAGCAGAAAGGTGGAGAAGGATGGGGCAGACTTTCTGCATTAACGCAGATGACCGTGCGCGCTTGCTCGAACTGGCGCGAACGGCCCACACGCAAACGCTGGCGCAGCGGTGCCATATCGTGCTTGCCTCCGCCACGGCGGGCCGATCCGCCAGCATGATCGCCAGGGAGTTCGGCACCACGCCCGCCACTGTCAGGCGCTGGCAACACCGTTTCCTCACCGGCGGGCCGGACGGGTTGACCGACACCTGCCGCCCGGGCGCACCCCGGCAGATCGGCGCGGAGCAGCGCAGCGCGATTCTGGCGCTTCATGCCGGGGGGCTGAATTCCCGCGCCATCGCCGCCGAAACCGGGGCCAGCCAGAGTTCGGTTTCCCGGATCATCCGCGAAGCCTGCGGCACCGATGCGCGGCCGCCCCGCTCGCCGATACCCGTGGAGAAAGTGGTCGAACGACTGACTGTCACTCTGTTCGAAAGCCTGGCGGACGAAACCCCGCTCAGCCGCTTTCTCGATGCCGTCGAAGCGGCCACCGGGGCCGATTACAGCATCATGATGATTTTCACCAAGGACAAGAGGCAGCCATCGCTGATCCTGTCCAAAGGTCAGCCGCTCGAAGGCTCGGCGGACTATATCGCCCGCCATTACGATCAGGAACTGCTCGACGGTCTGCCCGAAGGCACGGTGACGACGGTCAGCGACAGGCTGACCCGCGATGAACTGCGCCGCACCGCGCTGTATCGCGAATATCTTGTCCAGTATGGCGTGGGATACATTCTCGGGATCGATATCGGCTCCGTCCGGGGGATTTCGGGCAAGTTCCGACTGGCCCGGCTCGAAACGGGCGCCGATTTCGGCGCGCGCGAACGGGCGATCTGTCAGGGCCTCGTCCCCTACCTGCGCGCCGCGTTGCAGCTTTTCGTCCAGCGGATCGACATGGAAGCGGAGAAGGAAGCGCTTGCGCTTACCGTCTCCGGCATGTCGGTAGGCAGCATCCTCGTCGATTCCGATGGCCTCATCCTCGAAGCCAATCCCCCTGCGCAGGCCCTTCTCAAGCAGCGGGACGGACTGTTCGCCACCAGCGCGGGAAAGCTTGCCCTGCACAGCGCCGGCCAGTCCCGCGAATTGCACGACCTGATCCGCCGCAATGCCGCCGCCGCGATCGATCCAGCCGCGCCGGGCGCGCCCCGCGCGATGCCGGTCAACCGGCCGTCCGGCAGGGACAGCATCGGCCTGCTGGTCCGCCCGGCGCGCGGCAGCAGCCACAATCCGCTGGCCATCCGCCCCACCGCGCTGGTCCATCTGGTCGATCCGGCCCAACCGCGCATGACCATGATAAACGCCCTGATGGAACTGTTCGGCCTGACCCCGGCGGAAGCGCGAGTGGCGCTTTCGCTGGCCAATGGGCATTCCATCGGGGAAACAGCGCGCAATGCGGCGACCAGCCGCAACACCGTGCGTTCGCAAGTCCGCTCGATCTTTTCCAAAATGGGAATCAACCGCCAGTCGCAATTGATCCGGACCGCGCTGATCAGCGTGGCGCTGTTTTCGCTGCCCGGCGATGGCCAGCCGGCAGCATCAGCGGCAACCGCGATGCGGGAGTGATACGGGATGGCGGCGGGGGCGGCGCATCGGCACCGCCCCCGCCGATCCTACATCGCCAGCGGGGCCATTGCGCTGATATCGATTTCGATCAGGTTCGGTCCGGCCATGGCCATCGCTTCGGCAAAGGCTTCCTCAAACGCCTGCGCCGTTGCCACACGCCGTGACGGCAAGCCCATCGCCTGCCCGAGCGCGGCGAAATCGGGCGTGTGCAATTCCACCCCGACATGCGGCGTGCCATAGGCCGTCTGAAGGAATTTGAGGCTGCCATAGCCTTGATTGTTGAACACCAGCAGCGTGAGCGGGGCCTTGTTTTCCACCGCCGTGGCCAGTTCTCCAAGATTGAGCATCACCCCGCCATCGCCATGGATCGCGATAGTGCGGCGGTCCGAACCGATCGCCGCGCCCAGCGCCAGCGGCAGCGCCGGCCCGATGGCCAGGCTGGTGGCATAAGTGAACTGGCGCGGCTGGCGAACCGGCAGGCGCAGATTGCCCCAGGTGGTCCCCGCCATGGTCGCATCGCACACCACGTTGCGATCCGCGGGGGCCAGCCGGTCGATCGCATCGCAGATCTGCTGATGATCGGCCCCGATCCGGCGCAGCGTATCCTCCGCCAGTTCTTCCCGCACCCGCGCCGCCAGCGCCAGATACTGGCTGTCCACGGTCCCATCACCGATGCGCCGGGCCAGTCCGGCCGCCGCCAGCTTGGCATCGCCGGTGATGCCGATTTCCGCCGGGTAATTGCGGCCGAGCATGGTGACATCGGCATCGATGTGGATCAGGCGCGGCGGCATCGGGATCGACCAGAACCAAGTGGCGACCGCCTGGAACCGTGTGCCGATGGCCAGAACCAGATCGCTCTGCCCGATCAGTTCGCGAAATGCGGGATAGTGCGTCTGGCTGCCGACGAACAGCGGATCGTCCGTCGCCACCACCCCGCGCCCGTTGAGCGAGCTGACCACGGGCGCGCCCAGTTTGGCGGCCAGTTCGCGCACTTCGGCCACTGCATCGGCGGTCACGCAGCCACCACCCAGCCACAGCAGTGGCCGCCGGGCGCCTGCGATCAAGGCCTCCGCCTTGTCCAGCAATGCGTCATCGGGCGCCAGCCGTTCGGGCAGGACACCGGGCACCTGCGCCGCCGGGGCCGGGGCGGAGAGGAGATCGGTGGGGATTTCCACCGCACCCGGCTGAGGCCGCCCGGTGAGGATATCGGCCGCGACCGACAGGATCGTATCGGTGATCCGTTCGGGATGCATCACGCATTCGGCCCGGCGCGTGACGCTGCGCAGCATGGCCAGTTGCCCGTCCGCATCATGGATGAAACCGCGCCCGCGCCCCAGATGCACGCGGTCGACCTGAGTGGTAAGCAGCAGCACCGGCGAAGAGGCGAAGCCCGCTTCGTAGAGCCCGTTCACCGCATTGGCGGTGCCCGGCCCGGTGCTGGTGATCGCAACACCCAGCCGGCCGGTGGCCCGGGCATAGCCATCAGCCGCATGCACCGCGCCCCCTTCATGGCGCGAGGCGACCATGCGGATGCCGCCATGCCGCGCCAGCGCGTCATAAAGCGCCAGATTGTGCTGGCTGGGGATACCGAACACCACATCCACGCCCAGCGCTTCCAGCGCCACGCACACGGCATCGCCGCCATTTCGTATCGTCATCGCAAATTCCTTGTTGAATGGTCAGTGGGCGGCCCGGATCACCCGCCCCGGCAATTGCCCGGTGGGCACGCCATCGCGCTGGATCGGGACACCGCCGACCAGTGTGGCCACGAACCCGTCCGCCCCTTGCGCCAGGCGCCGGCCGCCTGCGGGCAGATCGTGCAGCACCGATGGCTGATGCAGCGCCAGCCGATCGAGATCGATCACGTTGACATCCGCCTTGAGACCGGGCGCCAGCACCCCGCGATCGTGCAGACCGGCGGCATAGGCCGGTGTGCGGGACAGGGCGTCGATCACCCAGGGCAACGGCAGGCGGCCATGGTCCCGGTCGCGCACCCAATGGGTAAGCATGAACGTGGGAAAGCTGGCATCGCAGATCATGCCATAATGCGCCCCGCCATCGCCCAGGCCCAGCACGGTGTTGTCGTTCAGCATCATTTCGCGAATGGGATCGAGCGTGCCCTGCCCATAATTGCCGACCGCGACATAAAGCATCGCCCGCCCATCGTCCTCCAGCAGCAGATCGTATGCCAGTTCGTGCGGGGACACGCCTTGCGCCGCCGCCCGCGCGGCGATGCTGTCCTGCGCGCGCGGTTCATAATCGGGCCGGGGCCCCATTACGAACATGCGGGCGAAATCGGTGCTCATCGCCTGAAGCGGCGTCATCCCCCCGGTCGATTCCTCGGCCAGGATCGCGGCGCGCAACTGCGGATCGCGCAGGGCGGCGATGCGCCCCGGCAGATCGCGCGGCAGCGCCTTGTAGCTGGGCCGATCCATGAACGGATTGGCGGAAAGATCGTGGCCGATGAGAATACCGATCGGGCGCGGGAACACTTGCGCACGGATGGTCTGCCCTTCGGCATTGGCGGTATCGACAATCGCCAGCGCATCGCGCCAATCGTCCGGATTGGTCGCCCCCTGCCCCAGCGTGAACATCGTCATACAGCCGGTGGTGCCCACCACCCGGCGCACCACCGCCAGTTCTTCGGTCCAGGTGCTGTGCGGGGTGTCGAGCACGATCTGGAACACGCCCTTGGGCCCCATCGCTTCCACCAGCAGGCGCAGTTCGTTTTCCGCCACGTCGAAGCTGGGGATCATCGCCCCATCATGCGTGCGGTGGATGAACTGGCGGGACGTGGCAAAGCCCAGTGCACCCGCGCGCATCGCTTCGCGCACCAGGTCCTGCATCCGTGCCAGATCTTCCGCCGTGGCCGGTTCGCGCGCCGCGCCGCGCGGCCCCATCACAAACACGCGCAATGCCGAATGCGGAATATAAGCGGCGACATCGATATCCCGCCGCCGCCGTTCCAGCGCATCGAGATAGTCGGGGAAGCTTTCCCAGTCCCATGTCAGCCCATCGGCCATCACGACTTCGGGAATGTCTTCCACCCCCTCCATCACGCCGATCAGCCGCTCCCGGTCCTCGGCCCGGCAGGGGGCAAAGCCGACTCCGCAATTGCCCAGCACCGCCGTCGTCACCCCATGTTGCGACGACGGGATCAGCTGGTCGGACCAGATCGCCTGTCCATCGTAATGGGTGTGCAGATCGACGAAGCCGGGCGTGACGATACACCCGTGCGCAT contains:
- a CDS encoding alcohol dehydrogenase catalytic domain-containing protein, translated to MRAAIFEETGQPLIVTTVDDPRPAPDEVVIEVAHCGICGSDLHVTEYGFVPRGTILGHEFAGTIVEVGRDVSSGWKVGDRVTALPIQACRTCEACTDGLPGLCSTGLFTGTTLTNPGAYAQYVKARGVMLQALPAGVSFADGAMVEPLAVSHHAVGLAGDLTGASVLVIGAGPIGVGAALFARLAGARHVVVSEPSPTRRQRALDVGATHALDPKAGPVAEGFAAIAGHRPQVVFECVGNPGLLQQAMELAGVRGRVIVAGVCFGEDQISPITGIMKEVNLQFSQCYTERDFAGVIDALAKGRADASPMLTQIIGFGELPAAFEALRKPTDQCKLLIDPHRAG
- a CDS encoding helix-turn-helix domain-containing protein, with the protein product MGQTFCINADDRARLLELARTAHTQTLAQRCHIVLASATAGRSASMIAREFGTTPATVRRWQHRFLTGGPDGLTDTCRPGAPRQIGAEQRSAILALHAGGLNSRAIAAETGASQSSVSRIIREACGTDARPPRSPIPVEKVVERLTVTLFESLADETPLSRFLDAVEAATGADYSIMMIFTKDKRQPSLILSKGQPLEGSADYIARHYDQELLDGLPEGTVTTVSDRLTRDELRRTALYREYLVQYGVGYILGIDIGSVRGISGKFRLARLETGADFGARERAICQGLVPYLRAALQLFVQRIDMEAEKEALALTVSGMSVGSILVDSDGLILEANPPAQALLKQRDGLFATSAGKLALHSAGQSRELHDLIRRNAAAAIDPAAPGAPRAMPVNRPSGRDSIGLLVRPARGSSHNPLAIRPTALVHLVDPAQPRMTMINALMELFGLTPAEARVALSLANGHSIGETARNAATSRNTVRSQVRSIFSKMGINRQSQLIRTALISVALFSLPGDGQPAASAATAMRE
- a CDS encoding amidohydrolase family protein, which produces MADAGIVIRGGLICDGTGAEPFAADILLQGGRIAAIGAITAPDAEVIDAHGCIVTPGFVDLHTHYDGQAIWSDQLIPSSQHGVTTAVLGNCGVGFAPCRAEDRERLIGVMEGVEDIPEVVMADGLTWDWESFPDYLDALERRRRDIDVAAYIPHSALRVFVMGPRGAAREPATAEDLARMQDLVREAMRAGALGFATSRQFIHRTHDGAMIPSFDVAENELRLLVEAMGPKGVFQIVLDTPHSTWTEELAVVRRVVGTTGCMTMFTLGQGATNPDDWRDALAIVDTANAEGQTIRAQVFPRPIGILIGHDLSANPFMDRPSYKALPRDLPGRIAALRDPQLRAAILAEESTGGMTPLQAMSTDFARMFVMGPRPDYEPRAQDSIAARAAAQGVSPHELAYDLLLEDDGRAMLYVAVGNYGQGTLDPIREMMLNDNTVLGLGDGGAHYGMICDASFPTFMLTHWVRDRDHGRLPLPWVIDALSRTPAYAAGLHDRGVLAPGLKADVNVIDLDRLALHQPSVLHDLPAGGRRLAQGADGFVATLVGGVPIQRDGVPTGQLPGRVIRAAH
- a CDS encoding thiamine pyrophosphate-binding protein produces the protein MTIRNGGDAVCVALEALGVDVVFGIPSQHNLALYDALARHGGIRMVASRHEGGAVHAADGYARATGRLGVAITSTGPGTANAVNGLYEAGFASSPVLLLTTQVDRVHLGRGRGFIHDADGQLAMLRSVTRRAECVMHPERITDTILSVAADILTGRPQPGAVEIPTDLLSAPAPAAQVPGVLPERLAPDDALLDKAEALIAGARRPLLWLGGGCVTADAVAEVRELAAKLGAPVVSSLNGRGVVATDDPLFVGSQTHYPAFRELIGQSDLVLAIGTRFQAVATWFWSIPMPPRLIHIDADVTMLGRNYPAEIGITGDAKLAAAGLARRIGDGTVDSQYLALAARVREELAEDTLRRIGADHQQICDAIDRLAPADRNVVCDATMAGTTWGNLRLPVRQPRQFTYATSLAIGPALPLALGAAIGSDRRTIAIHGDGGVMLNLGELATAVENKAPLTLLVFNNQGYGSLKFLQTAYGTPHVGVELHTPDFAALGQAMGLPSRRVATAQAFEEAFAEAMAMAGPNLIEIDISAMAPLAM